In the genome of Arachis hypogaea cultivar Tifrunner chromosome 9, arahy.Tifrunner.gnm2.J5K5, whole genome shotgun sequence, the window CATCCAAAATGAACCTACTAGACCCAATTCAGTCAACATATCCCATACATCTGATTCACTGTAAATGCGAGGCCTACTTTGTTGCATAATAGCTAATACTTTTTCAGCAATCACGACTTGTCTTTCAATTAATGAGACTTGTTTTTCGGCGATCGAAACTTGCCTCTCAGCCACAGAAGCTTGTCTCTCAGCTGATTCAACCTGCCTTTGAGCCACGTCATGTAGCTTGCTAGACAGATAACTACCCTCTTTTACAGCATCGGCCATGGTAGTAATTCCCAAAGGAGACTTACGCTTTGTACCTCTCGAAGTTGAATTCCCTCCTAATTGATTTGGGTGACCATGAGGAGCACTTGGTGAATCTAAATTAGCAGAAAATGTTGGGATATCATGTCCCGTATTCACATCTATGTCAGAAaattcaacattttcaaaagagtCATTCAAGTCAATGGGATCTCTATCAAGTTGTTGAATCCTTTCTCGTGAAGTAGCAGCCCCTTTACCAGTAGCTCTATCAGCTCCGAACAACTCCTTCAAAATATCATAATGCTTAATTTGCATTTTTCTCCATTTTTCTGCTTGAGGTTTCTCCtacataaaaaaagttaaaattattttgtgactTATTTCATCACTGATATAAGTAATAAAAAAGTATAAGATACCTTAATAAAGTCTTGCCACACTTCTTCTTCAGCTTCAAACTTTCTAGTTACAGGATTCCATGCAAATCTACTTAAGTGATGAAATAAGTCATATGCTTCAGCAAAATGATCTTTCAGTATCTTCATTCTATTCTTGATGTAGTTCTTCGTTATGTGCGGGCCTATAGCTATACTCAAAGTCTTCACAACATTGGCATATGCTTCAGTTGTCCACGAGCCATCGTGTCTATTACCTTTCAATGCTTCTTCTGCTAACACATTTAGCAGAGCTTCATCCATCTCATCAAACCATCTTAAGTTGTCTTTAGAAGGTTGAGTTGcttctgttttattttctttatttggcaTTATTTAAcctgtaacattttttaaaaaaatccaattAAACAACTTTGACAATAaactacacatatatatacatattcaaATATATCAGATGTATAATCACTCATAATGTTTGATACACATTCCACATTTCAACTGCAATGTTATCTCGTAATAATGCTGCATGCCTATATTCCTCATCACGTTGTTGAATTGGTTGTGATCTATCTATATTGCGTTCTTTAGCAATTCTTTGTCAATCTCATCAATTATAGATTGATCAACATCAACACCCATCAAAAAATTATGCAGTATACAACATGCCAAAAAAATATCTCTTATAGTTTCAAATGAATAATATGGTTCAGTGTCGCCAGCTATAATTGGGAATCTTTTCTTTAGAACTCCAAAACATCTTTCAATGACATTTCTTAATGAAGAATGCTGGTGGTTGAATAGTTCTTTAGGATTTTCTGGCTCACGTAGTGAATACTCTTTCAGGTGATACTGAACACTTCTATATGGTGTAAGTATCCCAGGCTTCAGCATGAAACCAGCATCGCCTAGATAAAATTTTCCTACAATAGTTgcatacaaaaattaaattataacatACTATGACTATAAATTTAACTTTATGTAGCTGATTTCATAAATTATATTAGCACAGACCTTCGGGAATTCGAAGTGGATATTCCCTATTTAAAGCATCTTTCAATATTCTTGAGTCAGAGGCAGTTCCTTCCTAACCGGACAACACATAAGTGAATTTCATATCAAAATCACAGGCCGCTAAAACATTTTGTGTTGGGTGATCTTTTCGTCTGCGAAAACGAGGGGCGTCCACCCTTGGTACCTTCACACGACTATGAGTTCCATCTATGGCTCCAATGCAATCCTTTTTTGGGAAAGTATATTGACTTATTAACATAACAGTATTATAattatttcattgacaattataTAAATGCGACTAAGTAAATCAAAAGAGTTAGTACCTTAAAAAACGGATAGAATCGACTATTATTAAGTATTTCATAAGGAACTTCCTCACCAGATGGTTGCTTGAAGAAGTCTCCCTCTAACGATAGAATAGCATGTAGGACATTGTGAAAGTGACGACTAATTCTCTCTCTTGACCGGTGGAAAAAGAAAGACATGGTTCTAGTTTTCACATTATGCCCTATAATATGTAGGAATTTAGCGACTTGCTCTTCAACCGTAGAACGAGTTGAATCCTTTACTCTACCAGTTCCTCTTAATTTCTGACACAACTGCCTAAATGCTTCAAGGCCCATACGTATGACATCTCGGCACTTTTCAGACTCCAGTAACTGTGTCATTAATTGAGTACACCTAAGTTCTCTTTCCAAGTTGTCGTTATTAATTTGTCTAAGCCTATGTTATGATATTAATTCCAAAAATACAACTGATGCACTACAACACAAGAAAGAGATGTGACACAGATATGTTGTCTATTTTCTAACTCTTTCCTGACACGAGTTGGTATTTGTATTGGTTCAGGATGATATAGGTCAGTAAAAGTGATTTGACCTACTTGAAATTCTGAATCATATATGACGTTTGTTCTATCTTCGAGATTCGCATCTTCGATATTTTCATTATCCATCTATAAAAATATGAGGTTTAGGGTGGACATATCAATAAAGAAAGTAACTAGAAAGTCACATATGTTGTTACATTTTAAcaacataaataaaattttatataacacTATGGTGTCATGTTATAAACACGAAAATACCTTAATATGAAGCACTTATTTCCAGCTCCTAAATGTCAAACTTGATTCCAAAACTGGCTGCcataaacaataaaaacaaacTGTAAATGACAAGATATATTAATAAATACCTTGGTTTAACACCAAAATCTaatgagaaaaacataaaaacataagTTGCGAGTAAAAATTGGATGAAACCAAAGAAGGAAATTATTCCACAGTAATAACTGATAATATGTTCCTATTCTTTATGTCTGTTTATTCATTTTTATACtgaaaaaagaaactaaaaagaaaaggaataagtTGTCCCATTAATGATTGTAATAATTAGgtacatgcatcacaacacctaTAGATAAAATCTAAACAGGTGGATCTATTTAATAAGTAATGGACTTTTGAGTAAACTATACCCATAACATTGATTCAGTTCACCTTACCGTTGGTTGTAATTTAAGCATATaataaacaaatcaaatcaattaaaaaagagaaaaaaattaacaaaaaaattaagaaatcaaACATGTAAAAATATTGTGATAACTGATAAGTATATGTACATATTCTATACACTCTGTAATTGCTTTCTCTATATTAAAAATACTATACGTTCTTATGTCCTAAAGTTTTTTGAATTATTAAGATAGAGATTCTTCTTATggcatatataataaatagacaAATTATAAGGAgttgatttttatgatatatccaatttaatatctaatatctaaaataattGTAATTGTCGTGATTCACCCACCACCAAtctttgattaaattaatttaatttcaattcatgttaattttttaaagatgTGCAATGggagttttttcaattttttttaattctacaaAAAAATCATCTAGAAATTAAAGCAAGTACCTAGTGAACTAAGCAAATGATGCATGAACTAAAAAAGAGGTTGTGAAATCTCTCCCTTTATGAATGATATATCTGATAgctattgttgatgatatttacatgaaaagaaagtaaaaaagagaaagaaaagctgGCTTGTGTCTTCAAAAAATTACTTCATGCTAACCTACAAAGAATTGTGTTTAAAATGCATGCTCAAATTAATTGAATGATTTAATCGGTCAAAACTCCAAGTTTAATTAGTAGATTGATTTAGAATTACATTATATGCATTAGGAGATTAATCTTTTTTTATACTTTCTATTTTCTAATATGTTGTTTTCACAAATCACAatgtataacttttttttttcattttttagtaaattttcCTAAATACAAGTGCCTGATTATCTAGTGTATAATTGTACATTGATGAAGACTTAAGAGGTAAGTTTTTGGCATTTTCTATTTGTTTCTCACACACACTTTTCATagtctcaataataataatgtaactaAATTTTATGGTCAATTGCCTGAATTCTTTTCTTCATATTTGGACCACCCCATCAAAAAAGGGCATAATGTAATAAAGTTTGAGAAAAAATCTGATGATATGAAAACCAGGGTAAACCATTTCAAATACCAGATGAGTTAAAAATTAGTCCTTTCTAGGATCAAACGTGAACTGGGTCATATATCGGTGGATTTTTGAGTTAGAACAAATGAAGTATTTAAGAACAGACAACGAAGAATGGGTTCTTTTTCCACTATAAAAATAAACAGCATCCATGAAATGTAAAATCAGAACATTTtagttgaaaaccaaaagaggAATACAATCTATGGGTTCTTGGCATCCATGAAatgtaaaatcaaaatatttcagttgaaaaataa includes:
- the LOC140175059 gene encoding uncharacterized protein, encoding MDNENIEDANLEDRTNVIYDSEFQVGQITFTDLYHPEPIQIPTRVRKELRQINNDNLERELRCTQLMTQLLESEKCRDVIRMGLEAFRQLCQKLRGTGRVKDSTRSTVEEQVAKFLHIIGHNVKTRTMSFFFHRSRERISRHFHNVLHAILSLEGDFFKQPSGEEVPYEILNNSRFYPFFKDCIGAIDGTHSRVKEGTASDSRILKDALNREYPLRIPEGKFYLGDAGFMLKPGILTPYRSVQYHLKEYSLREPENPKELFNHQHSSLRNVIERCFGVLKKRFPIIAGDTEPYYSFETIRDIFLACCILHNFLMGVDVDQSIIDEIDKELLKNAI